In Ovis canadensis isolate MfBH-ARS-UI-01 breed Bighorn chromosome 3, ARS-UI_OviCan_v2, whole genome shotgun sequence, one DNA window encodes the following:
- the TMEM106C gene encoding transmembrane protein 106C → MGSPHSIYAHRPFSKRRKADDTEDSLAEREQQEAIAQFPYVEFTGRDSITCLTCQGTGYIPEQVNELVALIPHSDQRLRPQRTKQYVLLSILLCLLVSGLVVFFLFPHSVLVDDDGIKVVKVTFNEQRSLVSLAITATLKIRNSNFYSVAVTSLSSEVQYMNTVVGSYTTTNISLIPPRSEHLVNFTVNAEMGGPYSYVYFFCTLPYIGAHNIVVFIRTSVKISYIGHVTQSSLETHHYVDCGVNSTAV, encoded by the exons ATGGGGTCCCCTCATTCCATCTATGCTCACCGGCCTTTCAGCAAGCGACGGAAAGCAGATGACACTGAGGATTCTCTGGCCGAACGGGAGCAGCAGGAGGCTATTGCTCAGTTCCCCTATGTGGAGTTCACCGGGCGAGATAGCATTACCTGTCTCACGTGTCAGGGGACAGGCTACATTCCAG agCAAGTTAATGAGTTGGTGGCTTTGATCCCTCACAGCGATCAGCGGTTGCGTCCTCAGAGAAC GAAGCAGTATGTCCTTCTCTCTATCCTGCTCTGCCTCCTGGTGTCTGGTTTGGTGGTTTTCTTCCTGTTTCCACATTCAGTCCTCGTGGATGACGATGGCATCAAAGTGGTGAAAGTCACATTTAATGAGCAGAGGTCCCTTGTCAGCCTCGCCATCACG GCCACCCTGAAAATTAGAAACTCCAACTTCTACTCTGTGGCGGTGACCAGCCTGTCCAGTGAGGTTCAGTACATGAACACCGTGGTTGGGTCGTACACGACGACTAACATCTCCCTCATTCCACCTCGGAGCGAACACCTG GTGAATTTTACCGTGAATGCCGAGATGGGAGGACCATATTCCTATGTGTA CTTCTTCTGCACGCTACCCTATATTGGAGCGCACAACATAGTGGTCTTCATTCG AACTTCAGTGAAGATTTCGTACATTGGCCACGTGACCCAGAGCTCCTTGGAGACACATCACTATGTGGATTGTGGAGTAAATTCCACAGCCGTTTAG